The DNA segment ATAATATCTCATTACAATCAGAAAATACTGCAGTAAAAAAAACAGAAGAACTAAAACGCATTATTCCTGAAGCCTTTAAAGAAGGGAAAATTGATTTCGATATCTTAAAGCAGGCATTAGGAAATATGGTAGATGACAGTCCGGAAAAATATAATCTAAGCTGGGCCGGGAAATCTGACTGCTTTAAAGTTATCCAGGCTCCCAGCATTGCTACTTTAAAGCCATCTCCTGGAGAGTCAATTAACTTTGACCACACAAAAAACGTTATCATTGAAGGGGACAACCTTGAGGTAATAAAGCTTTTACAGAAAAGCTATCACGCTAAGGTTAAGATGATTTATATAGACCCACCATATAATACAGGTAATGAATTTGTCTATCCTGATAATTATCAGGAAGGCCTGGATACATACTTGCGATTGACAGGACAGCTAAATGATGAGGGTTTTATTATCTCAAGCAATACTGACACTAATGGCAGATATCACTCCAAGTGGCTCAACATGATGTATCCAAGGCTATTTCTAGCTAGAAATCTTCTGCGGGATGATGGCGTGATTTTTGTAAGTATAGACGACCACGAAGTACATAATCTGCGAATGATGATGGATGAGATCTTTGGGGAGGAGAATTTTTTAGCGAGTATAGTTTGGCAAAAGAAGTATGCTTCATCAAATGACGCAAAGGGTATACCAGACATGCACGACTACATACTTGTGTATCAAAAAAGCGCTAGTTTTAGTAGAAACTTGCTACCAAGAACTGAAAAGCAAGATAAGCTTTACAAATATGATGACAATGATGGAAAGGGGCGTTGGAGGCCGGATAATCTTTCTGTTAAAACATATTCGAAAGAATATGATTATGAAATTATCAACCCTATTACTGGAAAAAGTTATTATCCACCAAAAGGGCGTTGCTGGGTAAGTAATAAAGCTACTATTAATAGATGGATTAACGAAAATCGAGTATTTTTTGGAAGAGATGGGCTTGGAGCTCCGCAATTAAAAAGATACCTAAGTGAGGTGCAAGATGGCATTGTCCCTACATCTTGGTGGACTTATGAAGACGGGGGACATAACGACGAATCTAAGAAGGAACTAAAAGCCTTATTTGGTGATGTTGGATCACCGTTTGATACTCCTAAGCCCACTAGACTAGTAAAAAGAATTCTTACCATTGCCACAGAT comes from the Desulfitibacter alkalitolerans DSM 16504 genome and includes:
- a CDS encoding DNA methyltransferase, which codes for MSKNNKDTNVSSNNISLQSENTAVKKTEELKRIIPEAFKEGKIDFDILKQALGNMVDDSPEKYNLSWAGKSDCFKVIQAPSIATLKPSPGESINFDHTKNVIIEGDNLEVIKLLQKSYHAKVKMIYIDPPYNTGNEFVYPDNYQEGLDTYLRLTGQLNDEGFIISSNTDTNGRYHSKWLNMMYPRLFLARNLLRDDGVIFVSIDDHEVHNLRMMMDEIFGEENFLASIVWQKKYASSNDAKGIPDMHDYILVYQKSASFSRNLLPRTEKQDKLYKYDDNDGKGRWRPDNLSVKTYSKEYDYEIINPITGKSYYPPKGRCWVSNKATINRWINENRVFFGRDGLGAPQLKRYLSEVQDGIVPTSWWTYEDGGHNDESKKELKALFGDVGSPFDTPKPTRLVKRILTIATDGKTNDIILDFFAGSGTTAHAVMELNKEDGGNRQFILVQLPEPTDNPEYPTIAEICKERVRRVIKKLNEEAPDTEASMDWGFKVFKLSESNFKIWNQSGTPIDDEALGEQLKMFVNPIKPESRQEDILYELLIKSGFDLNVKLEKLHIANETVYSVAEGKLLICLANQMDKELVKKMIELTPEMVLCLDSAFGRNDQLKVNTMLDMKAKKIKFRTV